A genomic region of Streptomyces sp. NBC_00247 contains the following coding sequences:
- a CDS encoding MaoC family dehydratase N-terminal domain-containing protein: MGASVPLDPAFAGRVYPTTGPYEVEREKIREFAVAIGETHPAHHDPAAARVLGHRDLVAPPTFLTVLMQRATDPVVLDPELGLDYARVVHRDQRFTFERPVYAGDVLRLVVHIDAVRSLAGSDVLELRAEAEDMTGVPVATIRMSLVARAA; encoded by the coding sequence ATGGGAGCCAGCGTGCCCCTCGATCCCGCGTTCGCCGGCCGTGTCTACCCGACCACCGGCCCGTACGAGGTGGAGCGGGAGAAGATCCGCGAGTTCGCCGTCGCGATCGGCGAGACGCACCCGGCCCACCACGATCCGGCGGCGGCCCGGGTACTCGGCCACCGCGACCTGGTGGCTCCTCCCACCTTCCTCACGGTACTGATGCAGCGGGCCACCGACCCGGTGGTCCTCGATCCCGAACTCGGCCTGGACTACGCCAGGGTGGTCCACCGCGATCAGCGGTTCACCTTCGAGCGGCCGGTGTATGCGGGCGACGTCCTCCGGCTGGTCGTCCACATCGACGCGGTGAGGTCGCTCGCGGGCAGCGACGTACTCGAACTGCGGGCGGAGGCCGAGGACATGACGGGAGTGCCGGTGGCCACCATTCGCATGTCACTCGTCGCCCGCGCGGCCTGA
- a CDS encoding MarR family winged helix-turn-helix transcriptional regulator, producing MSDTEQCRPGGSPSESAGPRGDLPQEGLRPPSLLALPSYVASHVARIGHEALVDAVGRSGLRLPHFATLTALADFGPLPQHVMADRLGFQRSHLGGYLDTVEERGLVRRTRDRADRRRQVVELTDEGAAEQRRLGEVAKASQDAFLSCLDPDERKTLTLLLRRVLDADDRADG from the coding sequence ATGAGCGACACCGAGCAGTGCCGACCCGGCGGCAGCCCTTCGGAGAGCGCCGGCCCGCGAGGGGACCTGCCCCAGGAAGGGCTCCGCCCGCCCAGCCTGCTGGCCCTGCCCTCGTACGTCGCCAGCCACGTGGCCCGCATCGGGCACGAAGCCCTGGTCGACGCGGTGGGCCGGTCGGGGCTCCGGCTGCCGCACTTCGCCACGCTCACCGCGCTCGCCGACTTCGGCCCGCTGCCCCAGCACGTCATGGCGGACCGGCTCGGATTCCAGCGCAGCCATCTGGGCGGGTACCTCGACACCGTCGAGGAGCGGGGTCTGGTGCGGCGCACCCGGGACCGGGCGGACCGGCGGCGCCAGGTGGTGGAACTCACGGACGAGGGTGCGGCGGAGCAACGCCGGCTGGGCGAGGTCGCGAAGGCGTCCCAGGACGCCTTCCTGTCCTGTCTCGACCCGGACGAGCGCAAGACGCTCACCCTGCTGCTGCGGCGCGTCCTCGACGCGGACGACCGCGCGGACGGCTGA
- a CDS encoding response regulator transcription factor, protein MPHTSSQRSPGPLIPEAAALSGRAGTAAAVRPPSVGLPVRAAQSAPGGWRILIVENDASDACTLVDGLRRHGHEVAAVDRGSAALEAHEDVDLVLLDLDLPDLDGLEVCKGIRAVSCVPMIVVTARGSELDRVLGLQSGADDYLVKPYGFRELMARIDAVMRRVRSRRSAGAAIDRGPLHIDVNSREVRLAGRNVGLTRKEFDLLCVLASYPDTVIPRKRLLQQVWGDSWSRRTVDTHVSSLRGKLGANGWIITVRGVGFKLGSG, encoded by the coding sequence ATGCCGCACACTTCGTCGCAGCGGTCGCCGGGGCCTCTCATACCGGAGGCGGCCGCCCTGTCCGGCCGCGCCGGGACGGCGGCCGCGGTGCGCCCGCCGTCCGTCGGGCTTCCCGTCCGCGCCGCGCAGTCCGCGCCTGGCGGTTGGCGCATCCTCATCGTGGAGAACGACGCCTCCGACGCCTGCACACTGGTGGACGGTCTGCGCCGGCACGGCCACGAGGTTGCCGCCGTGGACCGCGGAAGCGCGGCGCTGGAGGCCCACGAAGACGTGGATCTGGTCCTGTTGGACCTCGATCTCCCCGACCTGGACGGACTGGAGGTGTGCAAGGGGATCCGCGCGGTGAGCTGCGTGCCGATGATCGTCGTCACCGCCCGCGGCTCCGAACTCGACCGCGTCCTCGGCCTGCAGTCCGGCGCCGACGACTACCTCGTCAAGCCCTACGGCTTCCGGGAGCTGATGGCCCGGATCGACGCGGTCATGCGCCGGGTGCGCTCCCGGCGCAGCGCGGGCGCGGCGATCGACCGCGGCCCCCTGCACATCGACGTGAATTCCCGTGAAGTCCGTCTCGCCGGACGGAACGTGGGGCTGACCCGCAAGGAGTTCGATCTTCTCTGCGTGCTCGCCTCGTACCCGGACACGGTAATTCCGAGGAAGAGGTTGCTCCAGCAGGTGTGGGGTGATTCATGGTCCAGGCGGACCGTGGACACGCACGTCAGCAGCCTCCGCGGAAAACTGGGCGCCAATGGATGGATCATTACCGTGCGAGGGGTCGGATTCAAGCTCGGAAGCGGTTGA
- a CDS encoding AfsR/SARP family transcriptional regulator gives MPLQGARQRTLMSMLLLAPDRVVSVDALAEAVWDGSPPATARNQLAICVSALRKTFKKAAGLDGILVTSHPGYMLSTGEHRIDASEFERSAMLGRDAAREGRVQEACARFQDALAMWRGPALEGVMSGRVEAEAGRLDELRCDIYEEYAGLRIGLGQHQEILGELASFTLAHPLREQAIAHLMLAQYRSGRRAEALGTYCSGRTRLAEELGIDPGPALQELYELILADAPQLGAPSPAVPAAGGSTVPSQLPAELASFTGRREEVALLDPLLGRLGGGALPVGFVVGAGGVGKTALAVRWAHQVADRFPGGQLFADLRGYDEEEAPRRPSAVLDGFLRALGVAAPQIPTDQNERADLFRGILVGRRVLIVLDNARSFSQIRSLLPGAGHCCVLVTGRDAMAGALAGDYAVESLNLGALDEYEAVSLLARVAGDGRLAADPVGAARIVQLCDGLPLALRIAAARLAAKPHWSVGTLVRRLQDQRRRLDELSPDERGVRASLRLSYRYLAPGAARMFRLLGLLSVPDFAAWAGAALLDIEPAEAEDLVEELVDAQLLEPLSAGSDGQVRYRFQELPRLFARECANAEESEDDRRGAVRRAYGGWFGLAREAHRRVYGGNFTVVRNPSAPHPLPARLVDTPVGWFETERASIAALVEQASQDDGAGSYAWGLTSLSVTFFQSGNYLEDWRRCAELSLEAVRRDGDPLGEAVMLHSLSTLEIVQWDHDGARERQRLALELFEKLGERQGCALVLRNMAMCERHQGEPDRAAVIGREALENFRSVGDLYGEAYMLGLLAQIELERGEAAASLELSAEAIVRGRALGSGRGEAQSSVRLAEALTRLGEAAKAEKACRRALELVRESGDVRGEAHALRALGEALWGQGRTAEAESVLLEGLSVACEVPDRFLEGRAAAVLGCLLALRGDKPGAVDRLRTAARLFAEVGAGSRWRERAETLLAAVDTGGPEDANGTAALPDPDELFALVKP, from the coding sequence GTGCCACTGCAGGGGGCCCGCCAGCGCACTCTCATGTCGATGCTGCTGCTCGCTCCGGACCGGGTGGTCTCGGTCGACGCCCTGGCCGAGGCGGTGTGGGACGGCAGTCCGCCCGCGACCGCTCGCAACCAGCTCGCCATCTGCGTCTCGGCTCTGCGCAAGACCTTCAAAAAGGCGGCGGGTCTCGACGGCATCCTCGTCACCAGCCATCCCGGCTACATGCTCAGCACCGGTGAACACCGCATCGACGCATCCGAGTTCGAGCGCAGCGCGATGCTCGGACGGGACGCAGCCAGGGAGGGCAGGGTCCAGGAGGCCTGCGCCCGCTTCCAGGACGCCCTCGCCATGTGGCGCGGGCCCGCTCTGGAGGGCGTGATGTCGGGCCGTGTCGAGGCGGAAGCCGGCCGGCTCGACGAGCTGCGGTGCGACATCTACGAGGAGTACGCCGGGCTGCGTATCGGTCTGGGCCAACACCAGGAAATACTGGGTGAGCTGGCCAGTTTCACGCTGGCGCACCCACTGCGTGAGCAGGCCATCGCCCACCTGATGCTCGCCCAGTACCGCTCGGGTCGGCGGGCGGAGGCGCTGGGGACGTACTGCTCAGGACGGACACGCCTCGCCGAGGAGCTGGGCATCGACCCCGGCCCCGCCCTCCAGGAGCTGTACGAACTGATCCTCGCCGACGCGCCGCAGCTGGGAGCCCCGTCTCCGGCGGTCCCGGCGGCCGGCGGCTCCACCGTCCCATCCCAACTTCCTGCGGAATTAGCATCCTTCACGGGAAGACGTGAGGAAGTAGCACTGCTCGATCCGCTGTTGGGCAGGCTGGGAGGCGGAGCACTGCCAGTCGGGTTCGTCGTGGGCGCCGGGGGCGTGGGCAAGACCGCGCTCGCGGTTCGCTGGGCCCACCAGGTCGCCGACCGCTTCCCCGGCGGCCAGCTCTTCGCGGACCTGCGCGGGTACGACGAGGAAGAAGCCCCTCGCCGCCCCAGCGCGGTCCTCGACGGCTTCCTGCGCGCACTCGGTGTCGCCGCTCCGCAGATACCCACCGACCAGAACGAGCGCGCGGACCTGTTCCGCGGCATCCTGGTGGGTCGCCGCGTCCTGATCGTCCTCGACAACGCCCGCTCCTTCTCACAGATCCGCTCGCTGCTGCCCGGCGCCGGGCACTGCTGCGTCCTGGTCACCGGCCGCGACGCTATGGCCGGTGCGCTCGCCGGCGACTACGCCGTCGAGTCGCTGAACCTCGGTGCGCTGGACGAGTACGAGGCAGTCTCCCTGCTGGCCCGGGTCGCGGGGGACGGCAGGCTGGCCGCCGACCCCGTGGGCGCGGCCAGGATCGTCCAGCTCTGCGACGGGCTGCCCCTCGCCCTGCGGATCGCGGCGGCGCGTCTCGCCGCCAAGCCGCACTGGTCGGTGGGCACTCTGGTCAGGCGCCTCCAGGACCAGCGTCGAAGACTTGACGAACTGAGCCCCGACGAGCGCGGCGTGCGCGCCAGTCTGCGGCTCAGCTACCGGTACCTGGCGCCCGGTGCGGCCAGGATGTTCCGGCTCCTCGGCCTGCTGTCCGTGCCCGACTTCGCCGCTTGGGCCGGGGCCGCCCTGCTGGACATCGAACCAGCCGAAGCCGAGGACCTGGTGGAGGAACTGGTCGACGCGCAGCTCCTCGAACCGCTCAGCGCCGGCTCCGACGGCCAGGTCCGCTACCGGTTCCAGGAGCTGCCGCGGCTGTTCGCCCGCGAATGCGCGAACGCGGAGGAGAGCGAAGACGACCGCCGGGGCGCCGTGCGGCGCGCGTACGGCGGCTGGTTCGGGTTGGCCCGGGAGGCCCACCGCCGGGTCTACGGGGGAAACTTCACCGTCGTACGCAACCCGTCCGCGCCGCATCCGCTACCCGCGCGGCTGGTCGACACCCCGGTGGGCTGGTTCGAGACCGAGCGGGCGTCCATCGCCGCTCTCGTGGAGCAGGCATCGCAGGACGACGGAGCCGGGTCGTACGCCTGGGGGCTGACATCCTTGAGTGTCACGTTCTTCCAGAGCGGCAACTACCTTGAGGACTGGCGCCGTTGTGCCGAGTTGTCCCTGGAGGCTGTGCGGCGGGACGGGGATCCGCTGGGCGAGGCGGTGATGCTGCACTCCCTGAGCACCCTGGAGATCGTCCAGTGGGACCACGACGGCGCGCGGGAGCGGCAGAGACTCGCCCTGGAGCTCTTCGAGAAGCTGGGGGAGCGGCAGGGCTGCGCACTGGTGTTGCGGAACATGGCGATGTGCGAACGCCATCAGGGTGAGCCGGACAGGGCCGCGGTGATCGGCCGCGAGGCGCTGGAGAACTTCCGGTCGGTCGGCGATCTGTACGGAGAGGCGTACATGCTGGGGCTCCTCGCGCAGATCGAACTGGAGCGCGGAGAGGCGGCGGCGAGCCTGGAACTCTCCGCCGAGGCTATCGTCCGCGGCCGGGCACTGGGCAGCGGGCGCGGCGAGGCGCAGAGCTCGGTGCGGTTGGCCGAGGCGCTCACCCGCCTGGGCGAGGCGGCCAAGGCCGAGAAAGCGTGCCGCAGGGCGCTGGAACTCGTCAGGGAGTCGGGGGACGTGCGCGGAGAGGCCCACGCACTCCGGGCTCTCGGCGAGGCGCTGTGGGGGCAGGGCCGGACGGCAGAGGCCGAATCGGTTCTGCTGGAGGGGCTGTCGGTGGCGTGCGAGGTGCCCGACCGGTTCCTGGAGGGGCGGGCGGCAGCCGTCCTCGGCTGCCTGCTGGCGCTGCGGGGCGACAAGCCGGGAGCCGTGGACCGGCTGCGTACGGCCGCCCGCCTCTTCGCGGAGGTGGGGGCCGGCAGCCGCTGGCGGGAGCGGGCGGAGACCTTGCTCGCAGCGGTGGACACGGGTGGCCCGGAGGATGCGAACGGTACGGCCGCGCTGCCGGACCCCGATGAGCTCTTCGCGCTGGTCAAGCCGTAG
- a CDS encoding XdhC family protein, whose amino-acid sequence MLDLAGELRRWRDEGKDFAVATVVGVQGSAPRQPGAALALDRTGTVLGSVSGGCVEGAVHDLCERALDDGQAVLERFGFSDEDAFAVGLTCGGVIDVLVTPVLAAAGAGALDDALDHAAAGRGVALVRVLDGLPDPGGRLLTVRQDGSVSGTLGGDPRLDEVAAAEAAALLAVGRTGAVTLGADGSYCGRPVTLFVESSAPAPRLIVFGANDFAAALTRIGVFLGYRVTVCDARPAFLTPARFPGADEVVVDWPHRYLAGTDVDARTVLCVVTHDPKFDLPLLALALRLPVAYVGAMGSRRVHGERVARLREEGVTEAQLARLASPIGLDLGGRTPQETAISVAAQLVAGRHGGTGLPLASTGLPLHRPSSAPPVKAGKGDTAPPEMAAPDTRHPLGAGNSG is encoded by the coding sequence ATGCTCGACTTGGCCGGAGAACTGCGTCGATGGCGGGACGAGGGGAAGGACTTCGCGGTGGCCACCGTGGTCGGCGTCCAGGGCAGCGCCCCGAGGCAGCCCGGTGCGGCGCTCGCTCTGGACCGGACGGGCACGGTGCTCGGCTCGGTCTCCGGGGGATGCGTGGAGGGGGCGGTCCACGACCTCTGCGAACGCGCCCTGGACGACGGGCAGGCCGTGCTGGAACGATTCGGCTTCAGCGACGAGGACGCCTTCGCCGTCGGCCTCACCTGCGGCGGGGTCATCGACGTCCTGGTCACCCCGGTCCTGGCGGCCGCGGGCGCCGGGGCGCTGGACGACGCACTGGACCACGCGGCGGCCGGCAGGGGCGTCGCGCTCGTACGGGTACTGGACGGCCTGCCGGATCCGGGGGGCAGACTACTGACCGTCCGTCAGGACGGCTCAGTCTCCGGGACGCTCGGCGGTGATCCCCGGCTGGACGAGGTCGCGGCGGCGGAAGCCGCGGCGCTGCTCGCCGTCGGCCGGACGGGCGCCGTGACCCTGGGGGCCGACGGCTCGTACTGCGGCCGGCCGGTCACCCTCTTCGTCGAGTCGTCGGCACCTGCGCCGCGTCTGATCGTCTTCGGCGCCAACGACTTCGCGGCCGCGCTGACGCGGATCGGCGTCTTCCTCGGCTACCGCGTCACCGTCTGCGACGCCCGGCCCGCCTTTCTCACCCCGGCCCGCTTCCCCGGGGCGGACGAGGTGGTCGTCGACTGGCCGCACCGCTATCTCGCGGGAACCGACGTGGACGCCCGGACGGTGCTCTGCGTGGTCACCCACGACCCCAAGTTCGACCTGCCGTTGCTCGCCCTCGCCCTGCGGCTGCCGGTCGCCTACGTCGGGGCGATGGGTTCCCGCCGGGTGCACGGGGAGCGGGTGGCGCGACTGAGGGAGGAGGGCGTCACCGAGGCCCAACTGGCCCGGCTCGCCTCGCCGATCGGGCTCGATCTGGGCGGCCGTACGCCGCAGGAGACGGCGATCTCCGTCGCCGCGCAGCTGGTCGCCGGGCGGCACGGCGGTACCGGACTCCCCCTCGCGTCCACCGGGTTGCCGTTGCACCGCCCGTCCTCGGCGCCTCCCGTCAAGGCCGGGAAAGGGGACACGGCGCCACCGGAAATGGCTGCCCCTGACACACGTCACCCGCTTGGGGCGGGAAATTCGGGATGA
- the sbnB gene encoding 2,3-diaminopropionate biosynthesis protein SbnB — translation MLIVGHHEVTTLLDGHEKEVLELVAEAYRLHDEGRTSLPHSVFLRFPGDDRNRVIGLPAFLGGDDAVAGMKWIASFPGNLARGAERASASIVLNSTDDGRPEAFMEASVISARRTGASAALAAGVLTEAAGGGAPEGMGLLGLGPINLEVLRFCAARLPSLREAVVYDLDPGRAEEFRVRAGAVAPGVEVSVAADVSRALGTHRLVSLATTAGTPHMDLSAFRADATVLHVSLRDLTAQAVLGAQNVVDDTDHVCRERTSLHLAEQESGGREFVGAEIGALLRGTSGFRREAGRRVVFSPFGLGVLDLALARWVRDRAAREGLGVRVEGFLPGPVAATV, via the coding sequence GTGCTGATCGTCGGCCATCACGAGGTAACCACCCTGCTGGACGGGCACGAGAAGGAGGTCCTCGAACTCGTCGCGGAAGCTTACCGATTGCACGACGAGGGCCGTACGTCCCTGCCGCACTCGGTCTTCCTGCGCTTTCCCGGGGACGACCGCAACCGGGTCATCGGTCTGCCCGCCTTCCTCGGCGGCGACGACGCCGTGGCCGGGATGAAGTGGATCGCCAGCTTCCCCGGCAACCTGGCGCGCGGCGCCGAGAGGGCCAGCGCCTCGATCGTGCTGAACTCGACGGACGACGGCCGGCCGGAGGCGTTCATGGAGGCTTCGGTGATATCCGCCCGCCGGACCGGCGCCTCGGCCGCACTCGCCGCAGGCGTGCTCACGGAGGCGGCCGGGGGCGGGGCGCCGGAGGGAATGGGCCTGCTCGGACTGGGGCCGATCAACCTGGAGGTGCTGCGGTTCTGCGCGGCACGGCTGCCGTCGCTGCGCGAAGCGGTGGTGTACGACCTGGATCCCGGGCGCGCCGAGGAGTTCAGGGTGCGGGCCGGGGCTGTCGCGCCGGGTGTGGAGGTGAGCGTGGCCGCGGATGTGTCGCGGGCGCTCGGCACGCACCGGCTGGTGTCGCTGGCCACCACGGCCGGGACCCCGCACATGGATCTCTCCGCCTTCCGGGCGGACGCGACCGTGCTGCACGTGTCGCTGCGTGACCTCACCGCGCAGGCGGTGCTCGGCGCCCAGAACGTCGTCGACGACACCGACCACGTCTGCCGCGAGCGGACCTCCCTGCACCTCGCCGAACAGGAGAGCGGGGGAAGGGAGTTCGTGGGGGCGGAGATCGGAGCGCTGCTGCGCGGCACCTCCGGATTCCGCCGCGAGGCGGGCCGCCGCGTGGTGTTCTCCCCGTTCGGTCTCGGAGTGCTCGACCTCGCGCTGGCCCGCTGGGTCCGCGACCGCGCGGCCCGGGAGGGCCTGGGCGTGCGGGTCGAGGGCTTCCTGCCGGGGCCGGTGGCCGCGACGGTGTGA
- a CDS encoding tryptophan 7-halogenase, producing the protein MGCRIGRIVVVGGTTAGWLSAAYLAGTLGSAVRITVLEAPGETLGSDADAAATGDVQALPAEMQNDFFDPLGIQESDWMRACRASFRVAARYTNWRTGGPAQWAARELPNGGADRFYDPVGGSRTEISHVALPYYWAWRRNAGETLEPLDRACFREPPLLDARRSPRWLDGRAALSYGWHVDTALFTAYLRDVATRRWGVETARGSLGRAVRDARGDVVAVVTGQGLRVAGELFLDCTGTPADLLAGALGEPRAGEADRLLCDRTVTLTTPAGSDAGIAPYTSLLAAPDGWLWRMPLLDRTGVGRVYAAEFTRPEDAARELAVLCGLDPEEAEVRHNSLPQGRLRRVWVKNCVAIGGSASLVEPLDTSRTGGVLHALRRLVRHLPSAAEEREAAVDRFNREAECRHRADRDFAQLHYAFGPRRDSPFWSEQTARPLSVAVRDLDAAYRSGLPLSGGDLRHLTVLASLDTGLPVVPPALARLDREREEAAEQIERIARQQRILGETLPSASEYLTRLHEGASRRSGRAGDE; encoded by the coding sequence ATGGGATGCCGCATCGGAAGAATCGTCGTGGTGGGGGGCACCACCGCAGGCTGGCTCAGCGCCGCCTACCTCGCCGGGACCCTCGGGAGCGCCGTACGGATCACCGTCCTCGAAGCACCCGGGGAGACCCTCGGGAGCGATGCCGACGCCGCCGCGACGGGAGACGTGCAGGCGCTGCCCGCCGAGATGCAGAATGACTTCTTCGATCCGCTCGGAATCCAGGAGTCCGACTGGATGCGAGCCTGCCGCGCCTCCTTCCGAGTGGCCGCCCGTTACACGAACTGGCGCACCGGCGGGCCTGCGCAATGGGCCGCGAGAGAGCTCCCCAACGGCGGTGCCGACCGGTTCTACGATCCTGTGGGGGGCAGCAGGACCGAGATATCGCACGTCGCCCTTCCGTACTACTGGGCCTGGCGCCGGAACGCCGGGGAGACGCTTGAGCCCCTCGACCGTGCCTGCTTCCGCGAACCACCGCTGCTGGACGCGCGGAGGTCGCCACGCTGGCTGGACGGCCGCGCGGCGCTGTCCTACGGCTGGCACGTCGACACGGCCTTGTTCACCGCCTACCTGCGGGACGTGGCGACCCGCAGGTGGGGCGTGGAGACGGCGCGGGGGAGCCTGGGACGGGCGGTGCGCGACGCGCGCGGCGACGTCGTGGCGGTCGTCACCGGGCAAGGGCTGCGCGTCGCGGGCGAGCTGTTCCTCGACTGCACCGGGACACCCGCCGATCTGCTCGCGGGAGCGCTCGGAGAGCCCCGCGCGGGCGAAGCCGACCGGCTGCTGTGCGACCGCACCGTCACCCTGACCACCCCCGCCGGCTCCGACGCGGGCATCGCTCCGTACACCAGCCTCCTCGCCGCGCCCGACGGCTGGCTGTGGCGGATGCCCCTGCTGGACCGCACGGGCGTCGGACGCGTCTACGCGGCCGAGTTCACCCGCCCCGAGGACGCCGCACGGGAACTCGCCGTGCTCTGCGGCCTCGATCCCGAGGAGGCGGAGGTGCGCCACAACTCGCTGCCCCAGGGGAGGCTCCGTCGCGTGTGGGTCAAGAACTGTGTGGCGATCGGTGGTTCGGCGTCCCTGGTGGAGCCGTTGGACACCTCGCGCACAGGCGGGGTGCTGCACGCGCTGCGCCGACTCGTGCGGCACCTGCCGTCGGCCGCGGAGGAACGCGAGGCCGCCGTGGACCGCTTCAACCGGGAAGCCGAGTGCCGGCACCGGGCGGACCGTGATTTCGCCCAGCTGCACTACGCGTTCGGGCCCCGCCGGGACAGCCCGTTCTGGAGCGAGCAGACCGCCCGCCCTCTGTCGGTGGCGGTGCGCGACCTCGACGCGGCGTACCGGAGCGGCCTCCCGCTCTCCGGCGGAGACCTGAGGCACCTCACCGTCCTGGCGTCACTGGACACGGGCCTGCCCGTCGTACCGCCCGCCCTGGCGCGCCTGGACCGTGAACGCGAGGAGGCCGCGGAGCAGATCGAGCGGATCGCCCGGCAGCAGCGCATCCTGGGGGAGACGCTGCCCTCGGCGAGCGAGTACCTGACCCGACTGCACGAGGGCGCGTCGAGGCGGTCAGGCCGCGCGGGCGACGAGTGA
- the sbnA gene encoding 2,3-diaminopropionate biosynthesis protein SbnA translates to MGETPLVELERLIPGFSSRVYAKTEWFNPGGSIKDRSALSMLLDRIRSGQLVPGSSTVVESSSGNLAIGIAQLCRYFGLSFVCVVDARTTAQNIAILRAYGADVRIVSEPDPETGELLPQRLKLVARLLTEIPGAYCPDQYSNPLNPRAHLATMAEIDEALDGEVDYLVLSVGTSGTLGGCAEYVRSRGLRTKIVAVDAIGSVLFDSACACGRIIPGHGSSVRPAVLDREDAHRVVHVGDLDCVVGCRRLVQREAVLAGGSSGAVVSALERIAPEIPAGSTCVLILPDGGDRYLETIYDDDWVRGQFGDVSHLWKRSAGFPAEPERKNRQEDEREVVPC, encoded by the coding sequence GTGGGCGAGACACCGCTCGTTGAACTGGAGCGGCTGATTCCCGGCTTCTCCTCCCGTGTGTACGCCAAGACCGAATGGTTCAATCCGGGCGGCAGCATCAAGGACCGCTCCGCGCTCAGCATGCTGCTCGACAGGATCAGGTCGGGCCAGCTGGTGCCCGGAAGCTCCACGGTCGTCGAGTCGAGCTCCGGTAATCTCGCCATCGGGATCGCCCAGCTGTGCCGGTACTTCGGGCTGAGTTTCGTCTGCGTCGTGGACGCCCGCACGACAGCGCAGAACATCGCGATCCTGCGGGCGTACGGAGCCGATGTGCGCATCGTCTCCGAACCGGACCCGGAGACCGGGGAACTGCTGCCGCAGCGGCTGAAGCTGGTCGCCCGGCTGTTGACCGAGATCCCCGGCGCGTACTGTCCCGACCAGTACTCCAACCCGCTCAACCCGCGCGCGCACCTGGCCACCATGGCCGAGATCGACGAGGCCCTGGACGGCGAAGTCGACTATCTGGTGCTCTCCGTCGGGACCTCGGGGACGCTCGGCGGATGTGCCGAATACGTCCGGAGCCGGGGGCTTCGCACGAAGATCGTGGCGGTCGACGCCATCGGCAGCGTGCTCTTCGACTCGGCCTGCGCGTGCGGCCGGATCATCCCCGGGCACGGCTCGTCGGTGCGTCCCGCCGTACTCGACCGCGAGGACGCGCACCGGGTGGTGCACGTCGGCGACCTGGACTGCGTGGTGGGCTGCAGGCGGCTGGTACAGCGGGAAGCCGTACTGGCGGGCGGGTCGTCGGGGGCAGTCGTCTCCGCGCTGGAGCGGATCGCGCCGGAGATACCGGCGGGCTCCACGTGCGTGCTGATCCTGCCGGACGGCGGAGACCGCTATCTGGAGACCATCTACGACGACGACTGGGTGCGTGGCCAGTTCGGCGACGTCTCCCATCTGTGGAAGCGCTCCGCGGGGTTCCCGGCGGAGCCGGAACGGAAGAACCGGCAAGAAGATGAGAGAGAGGTCGTTCCGTGCTGA